One uncultured Tolumonas sp. DNA segment encodes these proteins:
- the murE gene encoding UDP-N-acetylmuramoyl-L-alanyl-D-glutamate--2,6-diaminopimelate ligase, with product MPLALDRLLAGFNISAPAIPLSDMQLDTRLLKQGSLFLALKGHAVDGRLFMQQAEQSGAVAILFDNSDGFIAPTLNIPCIAVPSLAEKVSELAGLFYDQPAKKLALVGVTGTNGKSTCTQLIANWTQLLGQRGGVLGTLGNGLFGQLRATENTTGSAISIQQELAHFVTEHVDVAAMEVSSHGLVQHRVSALPFAAAVFTNLSRDHLDYHHTMQAYAEAKRQIFKQTTPDHCILNVDDETAREWLQQMPQAVVYGIDQQLPNHTGSFLYATDVKYHPQGITISIHSSWGDGVLSAPLLGKFNVSNLLAALAVMLVLQYDFETLCQTASRLQPVTGRMECFGNPQQPLVVVDYAHTPDGLEKALQAARQHCHGRLFCIFGCGGDRDRGKRPQMAAIAEQWADTIILTDDNPRTEDPAVIIADMCAGLQKLAQAHIEHLRTRAIELALSQAVAGDIILLAGKGHEDYQIVGKEKRHYSDRETVMQLLGATS from the coding sequence ATGCCACTCGCTCTTGATCGATTACTGGCGGGTTTTAATATCTCCGCACCTGCTATTCCGTTAAGTGATATGCAGTTAGATACGCGTTTGTTAAAACAAGGTTCTCTATTTTTAGCATTGAAAGGGCATGCAGTTGATGGCCGTTTGTTTATGCAACAAGCAGAGCAATCGGGTGCAGTCGCTATTTTGTTTGATAATAGTGATGGTTTTATTGCACCAACGCTGAATATTCCTTGTATTGCGGTGCCTTCATTAGCTGAAAAAGTCAGTGAACTGGCTGGCCTGTTTTATGATCAACCGGCAAAAAAATTAGCGCTGGTTGGTGTAACTGGCACCAATGGGAAAAGTACCTGTACACAACTGATTGCCAACTGGACACAATTACTCGGCCAGCGTGGCGGTGTGTTAGGCACATTGGGTAATGGTTTGTTCGGTCAGTTGCGGGCAACAGAAAATACCACGGGCAGTGCGATATCTATTCAGCAGGAATTAGCGCATTTTGTCACTGAACATGTTGATGTTGCTGCGATGGAAGTCTCTTCACATGGGCTGGTGCAGCATCGCGTCTCTGCATTACCGTTTGCTGCGGCTGTATTCACCAACCTTAGCCGTGATCACCTTGATTACCATCATACTATGCAGGCGTATGCAGAAGCGAAACGTCAAATCTTTAAGCAAACAACACCTGATCATTGCATTCTGAACGTTGACGACGAGACGGCGAGAGAGTGGTTGCAACAAATGCCACAGGCTGTGGTCTATGGCATCGATCAGCAACTGCCAAACCATACCGGCTCTTTTCTCTACGCTACTGATGTAAAATATCACCCGCAAGGTATTACTATCAGCATTCACTCTTCCTGGGGGGATGGTGTATTATCTGCGCCCCTTCTTGGGAAGTTTAATGTATCTAATTTGCTGGCGGCGTTAGCGGTAATGTTGGTTTTGCAGTACGACTTTGAAACGCTGTGTCAGACGGCATCCCGCCTGCAACCAGTCACTGGTCGAATGGAATGTTTTGGTAATCCGCAGCAGCCATTAGTGGTTGTGGATTATGCACATACCCCTGATGGTCTGGAAAAAGCACTACAAGCGGCAAGGCAGCATTGTCATGGCCGTCTGTTTTGTATTTTCGGCTGTGGTGGCGATCGTGATCGCGGTAAACGGCCACAAATGGCTGCTATCGCAGAACAGTGGGCAGATACGATTATCCTGACTGATGACAATCCTCGTACTGAAGATCCTGCCGTTATTATCGCGGATATGTGTGCCGGTTTACAAAAGCTAGCGCAGGCACATATTGAACATTTGCGAACTCGTGCCATCGAGCTCGCGCTGTCACAAGCCGTTGCTGGGGACATAATTTTATTGGCTGGGAAAGGCCATGAAGATTATCAAATTGTTGGCAAAGAAAAACGCCATTACAGCGACCGGGAAACCGTCATGCAGCTACTGGGAGCAACGTCATGA
- the murF gene encoding UDP-N-acetylmuramoyl-tripeptide--D-alanyl-D-alanine ligase: MIPMSLAQIAQVTDGQLLNCADTSMVVSNISTDTRTVTDGALFIALQGERFDAHQFVDQAVLKGAVAAVVSRPLPDTIPQILVADTRIALGQIAAWGREQLDLQIVAITGSCGKTTLKEMCAAILQQTAPVLATQGNLNNEIGVPQTLLRLTPAERYAVVELGANHPGEIAWTTSLVKPDVAVINNVAAAHLAGFGSLRGVAVAKTEIFGGLSATGTAVINADSEFYDWWREILSVRTVSFGLDNTKADFRAENIQQDEQGVASFTLLAPQGSIDIQLPIPGLHNISNALAAAAVTTSLGLTLAQVKSGLANMRPVKGRFCVQKLSDDLTVIDDTYNASVQSVMAAIDTLAVMPGYQVLAFGDMGELGADAVSLHRQIGEHARLRQLDTVLTVGSLSRHAAEAADGQHFNDKESLYQALQMLIQQHRPMTILAKGARSARMEEVVAFVKSCEEQAC, from the coding sequence ATGATACCTATGTCATTAGCACAAATCGCTCAAGTGACAGATGGCCAGTTATTGAATTGTGCTGATACCAGTATGGTTGTTAGCAACATTAGCACTGATACCCGTACAGTAACTGATGGAGCCTTGTTTATCGCATTGCAGGGCGAACGTTTTGATGCTCATCAATTTGTCGATCAAGCTGTGCTCAAAGGCGCTGTTGCAGCAGTGGTCTCTCGTCCACTACCTGACACCATCCCGCAAATTTTGGTTGCTGATACACGCATCGCGTTGGGTCAGATCGCTGCCTGGGGCCGTGAACAACTTGATCTTCAGATCGTTGCGATCACCGGCAGTTGTGGCAAAACGACGTTAAAAGAGATGTGTGCCGCTATTTTACAACAGACTGCACCGGTGCTAGCGACACAAGGTAATTTGAATAATGAAATCGGGGTGCCACAAACCTTATTGCGGCTAACACCTGCAGAACGTTACGCCGTTGTCGAGTTGGGTGCGAATCATCCCGGTGAAATTGCTTGGACAACCTCATTAGTTAAACCTGATGTGGCAGTAATAAATAACGTCGCGGCGGCCCATCTGGCCGGTTTCGGTTCGTTACGTGGTGTGGCGGTTGCTAAAACCGAAATTTTTGGTGGTTTGTCGGCGACGGGAACTGCCGTTATCAATGCCGACAGCGAGTTTTATGACTGGTGGCGGGAGATCTTGTCTGTTCGCACCGTTAGCTTTGGTTTAGACAATACCAAAGCCGATTTCCGAGCCGAAAATATTCAGCAGGATGAACAAGGCGTGGCCAGTTTCACGCTGCTTGCGCCGCAGGGAAGTATTGATATCCAGTTACCTATTCCGGGTTTACACAATATCAGTAATGCACTGGCTGCTGCTGCCGTCACGACTTCGCTGGGCTTAACACTGGCTCAGGTCAAATCTGGCTTGGCTAATATGCGGCCGGTAAAGGGACGTTTTTGTGTACAAAAATTGTCTGATGATTTAACGGTCATTGATGATACCTACAATGCCAGCGTGCAATCGGTGATGGCGGCTATTGATACACTAGCTGTCATGCCGGGATATCAGGTTTTAGCTTTTGGCGATATGGGTGAGCTAGGGGCTGATGCGGTTAGTTTACATCGACAGATCGGTGAACATGCACGGTTACGGCAACTGGATACGGTACTCACTGTGGGTAGTTTATCGCGTCACGCAGCAGAAGCGGCTGATGGCCAACATTTTAATGATAAAGAAAGCCTGTATCAGGCATTACAGATGTTAATACAACAACATCGACCTATGACTATTTTGGCCAAAGGTGCACGCAGTGCGCGAATGGAAGAAGTAGTCGCTTTTGTCAAATCTTGTGAGGAACAAGCATGTTAG
- the mraY gene encoding phospho-N-acetylmuramoyl-pentapeptide-transferase: MLVWLAELLTPHLSFFHVVSYLTFRAIMSILTGLGFALWMGPRLIRRLQLLQIGQVVRNDGPESHFSKAGTPTMGGIMILLSIFLSVILWARLSNPYVWVVLFVLVSFGTIGFIDDYRKVIRKNPDGLIARWKYFWQSASALAVAVFLYATATSDAQTTLVVPFFKEIMPQLGLLFILMTYFVIVGSSNAVNLTDGLDGLAIMPTVMVAAGFALIAWATGNFNFANYLHIPYVANASELMVICTAIIGAGLGFLWFNTYPAQVFMGDVGSLALGAILGIIAVLVRQEFLLFIMGGVFVMETMSVILQVGSYKLRGQRIFRMAPIHHHYELKGWPEPRVIVRFWIITLVLVLLGLVTLKLR; the protein is encoded by the coding sequence ATGTTAGTTTGGCTGGCGGAGTTGTTAACGCCCCATTTATCCTTTTTTCATGTGGTCTCTTATCTGACCTTCCGTGCCATTATGTCTATTCTGACAGGGCTGGGTTTTGCCTTGTGGATGGGCCCTCGCTTGATTCGTCGTCTGCAATTATTGCAGATCGGGCAGGTTGTGCGTAACGATGGTCCAGAATCACATTTCAGCAAAGCTGGTACGCCAACAATGGGCGGGATCATGATCCTGCTGTCGATTTTCTTGTCGGTGATTTTGTGGGCCCGTCTTAGCAACCCTTATGTTTGGGTGGTGCTATTTGTGCTGGTCAGCTTTGGCACTATCGGTTTTATTGATGACTACCGCAAAGTGATCCGTAAAAACCCGGATGGTTTGATTGCACGCTGGAAATACTTTTGGCAATCGGCTTCGGCGCTGGCAGTCGCTGTCTTCTTGTATGCCACGGCTACTAGTGATGCTCAAACCACATTGGTCGTGCCGTTTTTCAAAGAGATCATGCCGCAGCTCGGTTTACTGTTCATTCTGATGACCTATTTTGTCATTGTTGGCTCCTCTAATGCAGTCAACTTGACGGATGGTTTAGATGGTCTTGCTATCATGCCCACTGTGATGGTTGCGGCAGGTTTTGCTTTAATTGCCTGGGCCACGGGTAACTTCAATTTTGCTAATTACCTGCATATTCCTTATGTTGCCAATGCTTCAGAGCTGATGGTTATCTGTACCGCAATTATTGGTGCAGGTCTTGGTTTCCTGTGGTTTAACACCTATCCAGCCCAAGTTTTTATGGGCGATGTCGGTTCGCTGGCACTGGGCGCTATTCTCGGCATCATTGCAGTATTAGTGCGTCAGGAATTCTTGTTATTCATCATGGGCGGCGTGTTTGTGATGGAAACCATGTCGGTCATTCTGCAAGTCGGTTCGTATAAATTACGCGGCCAGCGAATTTTCCGTATGGCGCCAATACATCATCATTACGAATTAAAAGGCTGGCCGGAACCTCGGGTGATTGTTCGCTTCTGGATCATCACGCTGGTATTGGTGTTGTTAGGTCTGGTTACTCTGAAACTAAGGTAG
- the murD gene encoding UDP-N-acetylmuramoyl-L-alanine--D-glutamate ligase: MKQVVIIGLGKTGLSCVTYFRQRGITPLVLDTRENPPGKELLPVDCNLITGPLDPAILCSASLIIASPGVALATPALQAAQAAGVEIIGDIELFAREAEAPIVAITGSNGKSTVTTLVGLMAEQAGLNVGVGGNIGTPALDLLLQPADLYVLELSSFQLETTSSLKPAAAVILNLSEDHLDRYDGMPGYLAAKQRIFSHAKHIVVNRDDAATLPPHQAYWQSFGLNNEAYGRAQSPDGLWLSVAGKAVLPVADLNIVGAHNQMNALAAMALADAVGIPQAAQLAVLRSFTGLAHRCQFVREVAGVRWINDSKATNVGSTLAAVAGVSESVRGRLWLLAGGQGKGQDFSPLQPLLAGQIHQMVCFGQDADTLMNLADNTHRVADLDAAVAYVAAQAKPDDWVLLAPACASLDQFRSFEQRGQRFADLVNAL; encoded by the coding sequence ATGAAACAGGTTGTCATCATCGGATTAGGCAAAACAGGTCTCTCGTGTGTGACGTATTTCCGCCAGCGCGGTATTACGCCATTGGTGCTGGATACCCGTGAGAATCCGCCGGGAAAAGAGCTGTTGCCTGTTGATTGCAACCTGATCACCGGACCGCTGGATCCTGCAATTTTATGCTCTGCATCATTGATTATTGCCAGCCCAGGGGTTGCGTTAGCAACGCCTGCTTTACAGGCTGCGCAAGCTGCAGGCGTTGAAATTATTGGCGATATTGAATTATTTGCTCGTGAAGCCGAAGCACCTATAGTAGCAATCACTGGTTCTAACGGTAAAAGCACGGTAACAACATTGGTCGGTTTGATGGCTGAACAAGCCGGACTTAACGTCGGTGTTGGTGGCAATATTGGCACTCCGGCGTTGGATCTGCTGTTACAACCGGCCGATTTATATGTGTTGGAATTATCCAGTTTTCAGCTGGAAACAACCTCGTCACTGAAGCCGGCAGCCGCCGTAATTTTGAATTTAAGTGAAGATCATCTGGATCGTTACGATGGTATGCCTGGTTATCTCGCCGCCAAGCAGCGCATTTTTAGTCATGCTAAACACATTGTGGTTAACCGTGACGATGCTGCAACGTTACCACCGCATCAAGCTTACTGGCAGAGTTTTGGTCTCAATAATGAAGCTTATGGGCGAGCACAATCGCCGGACGGTTTATGGCTGAGTGTGGCGGGAAAAGCGGTTTTACCTGTTGCGGATCTCAATATTGTCGGTGCTCATAATCAGATGAATGCACTGGCAGCCATGGCGTTAGCGGATGCTGTGGGTATTCCGCAAGCTGCGCAGTTGGCTGTATTGCGTTCATTTACTGGCTTGGCTCATCGTTGCCAATTTGTCCGTGAAGTGGCTGGTGTTCGTTGGATCAATGATTCTAAAGCGACGAATGTCGGCTCGACACTGGCGGCTGTTGCCGGCGTGAGTGAAAGTGTTCGCGGCCGCCTGTGGTTACTGGCCGGTGGGCAAGGAAAAGGGCAGGATTTTTCCCCATTACAGCCATTGCTGGCAGGGCAGATTCACCAAATGGTCTGTTTTGGCCAAGATGCCGATACGCTAATGAACTTGGCGGACAACACGCACCGAGTCGCTGATTTAGATGCTGCAGTGGCTTATGTTGCTGCACAAGCAAAACCCGATGATTGGGTTCTTTTAGCTCCAGCCTGTGCCAGTCTTGATCAATTCCGTAGTTTTGAGCAACGCGGCCAGCGTTTCGCTGATTTGGTGAATGCACTATGA
- the ftsW gene encoding cell division protein FtsW — translation MKRLLRAMLQAIWRWFVPERSSFYDRGLLALMFALMGIGLMMVASASIKEGPGGDMFYFTKRHLIFLFICIGIGIGTLYLPIDRWKEWSGRLLVGALGLLFATLAVGRTVNGAKRWIGFGFFNIQPAELAKLALITFIASYLVRRSDEVRGNFIGFVKPLAVVFMLAFMLLLQPDLGSVVVLFVCTFGLLFIGGAKVIQFIAIIAAGLAALVGLIVFEPYRMRRVTSFLDPWADPFGSGYQLTQSLMAFGRGGLFGQGLGNSVQKLSYLPEAHTDFVFAILGEELGYSGVLAVLFLQLLLAMKALKIGRTALLRSKLYEGYLACGIGIWFSFQTVVNVGAAAGMLPTKGLTLPLVSYGGSSLIAITMAVAILLRIDFERRLDTSHVISREAA, via the coding sequence ATGAAGCGGTTGTTACGCGCAATGCTGCAGGCGATATGGCGCTGGTTTGTACCAGAGCGATCGTCATTCTATGACCGTGGATTATTAGCACTGATGTTTGCCCTGATGGGGATCGGCCTGATGATGGTGGCTTCGGCTTCCATCAAAGAAGGTCCTGGTGGCGATATGTTTTACTTCACCAAACGCCATCTGATTTTTCTATTCATCTGCATCGGCATTGGTATTGGTACCTTATATTTGCCAATTGACCGCTGGAAAGAGTGGAGTGGCCGTTTGCTGGTTGGTGCTCTCGGGTTATTGTTTGCCACGTTAGCGGTTGGCCGTACCGTCAATGGTGCTAAACGCTGGATCGGGTTTGGTTTTTTTAATATCCAGCCTGCAGAATTAGCTAAGTTGGCGCTGATCACGTTTATTGCCAGCTATTTAGTTCGTCGTAGCGATGAAGTTCGCGGTAATTTTATTGGCTTTGTGAAACCACTCGCGGTGGTATTCATGCTGGCCTTTATGCTGCTGCTGCAACCCGATCTGGGATCTGTGGTGGTGTTGTTTGTGTGTACCTTCGGTCTGTTGTTTATTGGTGGTGCGAAAGTTATTCAGTTCATTGCCATCATCGCTGCTGGCTTAGCCGCCTTGGTCGGTTTGATCGTATTCGAACCTTATCGTATGCGCCGCGTAACCTCATTTTTAGACCCTTGGGCAGATCCGTTTGGTAGTGGCTATCAGCTAACGCAATCGTTAATGGCATTCGGTCGCGGAGGGCTATTCGGCCAGGGTTTAGGTAATTCGGTACAAAAATTATCCTATTTGCCAGAAGCACACACTGACTTCGTTTTCGCCATTTTGGGTGAAGAGTTGGGTTATTCAGGCGTGTTAGCCGTGCTATTCCTACAATTATTGCTGGCGATGAAAGCACTGAAAATAGGTCGGACTGCATTACTTCGAAGTAAGCTGTACGAAGGTTATCTGGCTTGTGGTATTGGGATCTGGTTTAGTTTCCAAACGGTCGTTAACGTCGGCGCAGCTGCTGGCATGCTGCCAACCAAAGGTTTGACATTACCGTTGGTGAGTTACGGCGGTTCCAGTCTGATCGCAATCACCATGGCTGTGGCAATTTTATTGCGTATTGATTTTGAACGTCGGCTGGATACCAGTCATGTGATCTCGCGGGAGGCCGCATGA
- the murG gene encoding undecaprenyldiphospho-muramoylpentapeptide beta-N-acetylglucosaminyltransferase has translation MSRKMVIMAGGTGGHVFPGLAVAHRLQADGWQIHWLGTPDRMEADLVPAHGFPIEFINIRGLRNHGLVRKLSAPFQIMKAILQAFMILRRIKPDVVLGMGGYAAGPGGVAAKLLGIPLVLHEQNAAAGLTNRLLAKIATRILMGFEGAFPLTEHSRVVGNPVRDEFLQLAQQPLKHYQAGSALKILIVGGSLGAKALNQVVPNALAKLNHVEIRHQCGKGNGNLVSELYQSLGVTTATVTEFINDMSAAYEWADLLICRAGALTVAEVAAAGIPAIFVPLPHAVDDHQTRNAESLTSRGAAVLMPQKEMTADKLATLIAQWQSEPRQLQKMAQLSRAAAILNATDRVVSECKALI, from the coding sequence ATGAGTCGAAAAATGGTAATTATGGCCGGTGGCACTGGTGGCCACGTATTTCCTGGTTTAGCAGTTGCACACCGCCTACAGGCTGATGGCTGGCAAATTCATTGGTTAGGTACGCCGGATCGCATGGAAGCCGATTTAGTACCGGCCCATGGTTTTCCCATTGAATTTATTAATATTCGCGGTTTGCGTAACCATGGGTTAGTCCGCAAATTATCAGCTCCCTTTCAAATCATGAAAGCGATTTTGCAAGCATTCATGATCCTGCGCCGCATTAAACCTGATGTGGTGCTGGGCATGGGTGGTTATGCAGCCGGACCAGGCGGTGTTGCCGCAAAATTATTAGGTATTCCTCTGGTTCTGCATGAACAAAATGCAGCGGCGGGTTTGACGAATCGTCTGTTAGCTAAAATTGCTACGCGGATCTTGATGGGATTCGAAGGCGCATTTCCATTGACCGAGCATTCTCGGGTGGTAGGTAATCCGGTCCGGGATGAATTCCTGCAATTAGCACAGCAGCCGTTAAAACATTACCAAGCCGGGTCAGCATTAAAGATCCTGATTGTTGGCGGCAGTTTAGGTGCCAAGGCATTAAATCAGGTAGTACCCAATGCCCTGGCAAAACTGAACCATGTTGAGATCCGTCATCAGTGTGGTAAAGGCAACGGCAATCTGGTCAGTGAGTTGTATCAATCACTTGGTGTTACCACGGCAACAGTTACTGAATTTATCAATGACATGTCAGCCGCTTATGAGTGGGCTGATTTGCTGATTTGCCGCGCTGGTGCATTGACTGTAGCGGAGGTAGCTGCGGCTGGGATCCCTGCGATTTTTGTTCCGTTACCGCATGCCGTTGACGATCATCAAACTCGTAATGCGGAAAGCCTGACATCGCGTGGCGCTGCTGTATTAATGCCACAGAAAGAGATGACAGCTGATAAACTGGCTACCTTGATCGCCCAATGGCAATCAGAGCCACGTCAGTTACAAAAGATGGCTCAGCTTTCCCGGGCAGCAGCAATTCTCAATGCAACTGACCGTGTTGTGAGTGAATGCAAAGCACTAATTTAA
- the murC gene encoding UDP-N-acetylmuramate--L-alanine ligase: protein MTKVELAKLRTMIPEMRRVRRIHFIGIGGAGMGGIAEVLANEGYQISGSDIANNRVTEHLASLGAEIQIGHKAENVQGASVVVVSTAIHADNPEVIAARELRIPVVRRAEMLAELMRYRHGIAIAGTHGKTTTTSLIASVYAQAGADPTFVIGGLLNSAGTNARLGTSRYLIAEADESDASFLHLQPMVAIVTNIEADHMDTYGGDFSKLRATFLEFLHNLPFYGLAVVCIDDPVIRGLLPEIGRATITYGYSDDADVQVQEFVQEGSQTRFQLRLQNGAILPINLNLPGRHNALNAAATIAVALEDRIPTDAIVEALAQFAGVGRRFQQYGEFDTGAGSALLVDDYGHHPTEVRATLASARAAWPERRLVVVFQPHRYTRTRDLYDDFAEVLSKADVLIMLDVYAAGEEVIPGADGRSLCRSIRQRGALDPIFVATPNEVPAVLAEVLKDGDVVLTQGAGNVGQLSRKLAELKLNINAMKTTN, encoded by the coding sequence ATGACAAAAGTTGAGTTAGCCAAATTAAGAACTATGATCCCGGAAATGCGCCGGGTACGTCGTATCCATTTTATTGGGATCGGTGGCGCAGGTATGGGCGGTATTGCTGAAGTTTTGGCTAATGAAGGTTATCAAATCAGTGGTTCTGATATTGCCAATAATCGTGTCACAGAACATCTGGCCTCATTAGGCGCAGAAATTCAAATCGGTCATAAAGCTGAAAATGTGCAAGGTGCGAGTGTTGTGGTTGTTTCTACGGCGATACATGCCGACAACCCAGAGGTAATTGCCGCGCGTGAACTGCGAATTCCAGTGGTCCGTCGTGCAGAAATGCTGGCGGAATTGATGCGTTATCGTCATGGTATTGCTATCGCCGGTACTCATGGCAAAACCACCACTACCAGTTTGATTGCCAGTGTATATGCTCAGGCCGGTGCTGATCCTACTTTTGTGATCGGTGGCCTGTTAAATAGTGCCGGTACCAACGCCCGTTTGGGAACCAGTCGTTACCTGATTGCCGAAGCCGATGAAAGTGATGCTTCTTTCCTGCATCTGCAACCAATGGTCGCCATCGTAACCAATATTGAAGCCGACCATATGGATACGTATGGCGGTGATTTCTCGAAACTCCGCGCCACCTTCCTCGAGTTTTTACATAACTTACCGTTTTATGGGCTCGCTGTGGTGTGCATTGATGACCCTGTGATCCGGGGCTTATTGCCAGAGATTGGCCGTGCCACGATCACTTACGGTTATAGCGATGACGCGGACGTGCAAGTACAAGAGTTTGTGCAGGAAGGTAGCCAGACGCGCTTTCAGCTTCGGTTACAAAACGGAGCAATCTTACCAATCAATCTTAACTTGCCTGGCCGCCACAATGCATTGAATGCTGCGGCTACGATCGCAGTTGCATTGGAAGATCGTATTCCAACGGATGCCATCGTGGAAGCATTAGCTCAATTCGCCGGTGTTGGTCGTCGTTTTCAGCAATACGGTGAATTTGATACAGGTGCGGGTTCTGCATTGTTAGTTGATGACTATGGACATCACCCGACCGAAGTGCGTGCGACTTTAGCGTCAGCGCGCGCAGCTTGGCCAGAACGCCGCTTAGTTGTGGTTTTTCAGCCGCACCGTTATACGCGTACTCGTGATTTGTATGATGATTTTGCAGAAGTATTATCCAAAGCGGATGTACTGATCATGCTGGATGTTTATGCCGCTGGTGAAGAGGTAATCCCTGGGGCGGATGGCCGCAGTTTGTGCCGTTCAATCCGTCAACGTGGTGCTCTGGATCCTATTTTTGTGGCAACACCGAATGAGGTTCCGGCTGTGTTGGCTGAGGTATTGAAGGATGGTGATGTCGTCTTGACACAGGGAGCTGGTAACGTTGGACAACTGTCTCGTAAGCTGGCTGAACTCAAACTGAACATTAATGCGATGAAAACAACAAATTAA